One segment of Erigeron canadensis isolate Cc75 chromosome 2, C_canadensis_v1, whole genome shotgun sequence DNA contains the following:
- the LOC122586909 gene encoding phosphatidylinositol transfer protein 3-like, with amino-acid sequence MSIFRRHGSSQRQQQELENNELQSESKVNELRAALGPLSGRNLKYCTDPCLKRYLEARSWNVEKAKKMLEETFAWRSTYKPEEILWHEIAAEGETGKLFRSNFRDRFGRTVLIMKPGLQNTKGMDNQIRHLVYLIENAILNLPEGQEEMVWLIDFSGWSFSTNVPVKTARETISILQNHYPQRLAVAFLYSPPRLFHAFWKIVKYFLDPKTFQKVKFVYPKNKESVEIMQSCFDADNLPIEFGGKTTLKYDHEEFTKLMIEDDKKTAKYWGFDQKTNGNAAPAAVAEEPGLLSPAEC; translated from the exons ATGTCCATCTTTCGGCGTCATGGGTCATCTCAACGACAACAGCAAGAACTCGAGAATAATGAGCTGCAATCAGAGTCTAAG GTTAACGAGCTTAGAGCAGCTCTTGGTCCCCTGTCTGGACGCAACTTAAAGTACTGCACTGATCCATGCTTAAAAAGATATCTTGAAGCTCGAAGCTGGAACGTAGAGAAAGCAAAAAAGATGTTGGAAGAGACATTTGCATGGAGATCAACCTACAAACCAGAAGAAATTCTTTGG CATGAGATTGCTGCTGAAGGTGAAACTGGAAAACTGTTCCGGTCAAATTTCCGTGACCGATTCGGACGAACTGTCTTGATAATGAAACCAGGACTGCAG AATACAAAAGGAATGGACAACCAGATACGGCATCTGGTATACTTAATAGAAAACGCGATACTAAATCTACCAGAAGGCCAAGAAGAGATGGTATGGCTCATAGATTTCAGTGGATGGTCTTTTAGCACCAATGTGCCAGTTAAAACCGCACGTGAAACCATCAGCATACTACAAAACCACTATCCACAGAGGTTAGCTGTGGCGTTTCTCTATAGCCCACCACGTCTTTTTCATGCATTTTGGAAG ATTGTTAAGTACTTCTTGGATCCAAAGACGTTTCAGAAGGTGAAATTTGTGTACCCAAAGAATAAAGAGAGTGTGGAGATCATGCAATCATGTTTTGATGCGGATAATCTTCCAATTGAGTTTGGAGGAAAGACCACTTTGAAGTATGACCATGAAgaatttacaaaattaatgaTTGAAGATGACAAAAAAACTGCCAAGTATTGGGGTTTTGACCAAAAAACTAACGGGAATGCTGCTCCAGCAGCAGTCGCAGAAGAGCCTGGGTTGCTTAGTCCAGCAGAATGCTAA
- the LOC122586908 gene encoding uncharacterized protein At1g01500-like isoform X1, with protein MEKDLYEVVKKKDNKVTDHGLQIIKHPSYQAYGKRLLFWFDIRVFYVRISNFMVDGSTPRYLTLNHIPLDPDTVLEVNGRRCTLQSEGSSCRLKRNRLDKKFEEATFVSTDNIRLFGSVKFEVFDGDAHILSGDLKISNEIDDIGKWSMSCESMICTGGFLKGNHVAVCNSLSPMMEVYVAGSFSGTPIILTKTLQILRKKPNRKGMLNTIPEYEKGEYQKHVAQGLDSQMTGYRHYKHGNGESFESSLYCNQTEYMEGEDDALSWFNAGVRVGVGIGLSVCLGVGVGVGLLVRTYQSTTRTFRRRL; from the exons ATGGAGAAAGATTTGTACGAAGTCGTGAAGAAGAAAGACAACAAAGTGACTGACCATGGGCTTCAGATCATTAAGCACCCGTCTTACCAAGCTTATGGTAAACGATTGTTGTTTTGGTTTGATATACGTGTGTTCTATGTTAGAATAAGCAATTTCATGGTGGATGGATCCACCCCTAGATATCTCACTCTCAACCATATACCTTTGGACCCTGATACGGTTCTTGAAGTAAATGGTAGAAGATGCACCCTTCAATCTGAAGGTAGTTCCTGTCGCTTAAAAAGGAACCGATTAGACAAGAAATTTGAAGAAGCTACTTTCGTGAGTACAGACAATATAAGGTTATTTGGTAGTGTGaagtttgaggtgtttgatgggGATGCTCATATTCTCTCAGGTGATTTGAAGATATCTAATGAAATAGATGATATCGGAAAGTGGAGTATGAGTTGTGAATCAATGATTTGTACTGGTGGTTTTCTAAAGGGTAATCATGTGGCGGTTTGTAATTCATTGTCACCAATGATGGAAGTTTATGTTGCAGGATCATTTTCGGGGACACCAATTATTTTGACAAAAACGTTGCAGATTCTTAGGAAGAAGCCAAATAGAAAGGGGATGTTAAATACAATCCCTGAGTATGAAAAAGGTGAATATCAAAAACATGTTGCACAAGGACTTGATTCTCAG ATGACAGGATATAGACATTATAAACATGGAAATGGGGAGAGCTTTGAGAGCAGTTTATATTGTAACCAGACAGAATACATGGAAGGTGAAGATGATGCACTCTCATGGTTCAATGCTGGTGTCAGGGTCGGTGTTGGGATAGGGCTTAGCGTTTGTCTTGGGGTTGGTGTTGGAGTTGGTCTTCTTGTTCGGACATATCAATCTACCACCCGAACCTTTAGAAGGCGGCTTTA G
- the LOC122586908 gene encoding uncharacterized protein At1g01500-like isoform X3, whose amino-acid sequence MEKDLYEVVKKKDNKVTDHGLQIIKHPSYQAYGKRLLFWFDIRVFYVRISNFMVDGSTPRYLTLNHIPLDPDTVLEVNGRRCTLQSEGSSCRLKRNRLDKKFEEATFVSTDNIRLFGSVKFEVFDGDAHILSGDLKISNEIDDIGKWSMSCESMICTGGFLKGNHVAVCNSLSPMMEVYVAGSFSGTPIILTKTLQILRKKPNRKGMLNTIPEYEKGEYQKHVAQGLDSQMTGYRHYKHGNGESFESSLYCNQTEYMEGEDDALSWFNAGVRVGVGIGLSVCLGVGVGVGLLVRTYQSTTRTFRRRL is encoded by the exons ATGGAGAAAGATTTGTACGAAGTCGTGAAGAAGAAAGACAACAAAGTGACTGACCATGGGCTTCAGATCATTAAGCACCCGTCTTACCAAGCTTATGGTAAACGATTGTTGTTTTGGTTTGATATACGTGTGTTCTATGTTAGAATAAGCAATTTCATGGTGGATGGATCCACCCCTAGATATCTCACTCTCAACCATATACCTTTGGACCCTGATACGGTTCTTGAAGTAAATGGTAGAAGATGCACCCTTCAATCTGAAGGTAGTTCCTGTCGCTTAAAAAGGAACCGATTAGACAAGAAATTTGAAGAAGCTACTTTCGTGAGTACAGACAATATAAGGTTATTTGGTAGTGTGaagtttgaggtgtttgatgggGATGCTCATATTCTCTCAGGTGATTTGAAGATATCTAATGAAATAGATGATATCGGAAAGTGGAGTATGAGTTGTGAATCAATGATTTGTACTGGTGGTTTTCTAAAGGGTAATCATGTGGCGGTTTGTAATTCATTGTCACCAATGATGGAAGTTTATGTTGCAGGATCATTTTCGGGGACACCAATTATTTTGACAAAAACGTTGCAGATTCTTAGGAAGAAGCCAAATAGAAAGGGGATGTTAAATACAATCCCTGAGTATGAAAAAGGTGAATATCAAAAACATGTTGCACAAGGACTTGATTCTCAG ATGACAGGATATAGACATTATAAACATGGAAATGGGGAGAGCTTTGAGAGCAGTTTATATTGTAACCAGACAGAATACATGGAAGGTGAAGATGATGCACTCTCATGGTTCAATGCTGGTGTCAGGGTCGGTGTTGGGATAGGGCTTAGCGTTTGTCTTGGGGTTGGTGTTGGAGTTGGTCTTCTTGTTCGGACATATCAATCTACCACCCGAACCTTTAGAAGGCGGCTTTA a
- the LOC122586908 gene encoding uncharacterized protein At1g01500-like isoform X2 — protein sequence MEKDLYEVVKKKDNKVTDHGLQIIKHPSYQAYGKRLLFWFDIRVFYVRISNFMVDGSTPRYLTLNHIPLDPDTVLEVNGRRCTLQSEGSSCRLKRNRLDKKFEEATFVSTDNIRLFGSVKFEVFDGDAHILSGDLKISNEIDDIGKWSMSCESMICTGGFLKGNHVAVCNSLSPMMEVYVAGSFSGTPIILTKTLQILRKKPNRKGMLNTIPEYEKGEYQKHVAQGLDSQMTGYRHYKHGNGESFESSLYCNQTEYMEGEDDALSWFNAGVRVGVGIGLSVCLGVGVGVGLLVRTYQSTTRTFRRRL from the exons ATGGAGAAAGATTTGTACGAAGTCGTGAAGAAGAAAGACAACAAAGTGACTGACCATGGGCTTCAGATCATTAAGCACCCGTCTTACCAAGCTTATGGTAAACGATTGTTGTTTTGGTTTGATATACGTGTGTTCTATGTTAGAATAAGCAATTTCATGGTGGATGGATCCACCCCTAGATATCTCACTCTCAACCATATACCTTTGGACCCTGATACGGTTCTTGAAGTAAATGGTAGAAGATGCACCCTTCAATCTGAAGGTAGTTCCTGTCGCTTAAAAAGGAACCGATTAGACAAGAAATTTGAAGAAGCTACTTTCGTGAGTACAGACAATATAAGGTTATTTGGTAGTGTGaagtttgaggtgtttgatgggGATGCTCATATTCTCTCAGGTGATTTGAAGATATCTAATGAAATAGATGATATCGGAAAGTGGAGTATGAGTTGTGAATCAATGATTTGTACTGGTGGTTTTCTAAAGGGTAATCATGTGGCGGTTTGTAATTCATTGTCACCAATGATGGAAGTTTATGTTGCAGGATCATTTTCGGGGACACCAATTATTTTGACAAAAACGTTGCAGATTCTTAGGAAGAAGCCAAATAGAAAGGGGATGTTAAATACAATCCCTGAGTATGAAAAAGGTGAATATCAAAAACATGTTGCACAAGGACTTGATTCTCAG ATGACAGGATATAGACATTATAAACATGGAAATGGGGAGAGCTTTGAGAGCAGTTTATATTGTAACCAGACAGAATACATGGAAGGTGAAGATGATGCACTCTCATGGTTCAATGCTGGTGTCAGGGTCGGTGTTGGGATAGGGCTTAGCGTTTGTCTTGGGGTTGGTGTTGGAGTTGGTCTTCTTGTTCGGACATATCAATCTACCACCCGAACCTTTAGAAGGCGGCTTTAG
- the LOC122588572 gene encoding lon protease 2-like — MALPQILPSTSSYLKSFYFQTTTHKKSHLNPNLSFPLSNITTSTAFLRRKKLTTFRCSGEKQETPNHQNDVVELPLFPLPLVLFPGAILPLQIFEYRYRIMMHTLLQTDLRFGVIYTDATTGTADVGCVGEVIKHERLVDDRFFIICKGQERFRVTKIVRTKPFLVAEVVWLEDRPSSGNNDNVEDLEGLANEVEMHMKDVIRLSNRLNGKPEKEAGDLRRNLFPTPFSFFVGSTFEGAPREQQALLELEDTMVRLKREKETLKNTLNYLSAASAVKDVFPSSSS; from the coding sequence ATGGCCTTGCCTCAAATTCTTCCATCCACTTCATCTTATCTTAAATCTTTCTACTTTCAAACAACCACCCACAAAAAATCTCACTTAAACCCTAATCTTTCTTTCCCACTTTCCAATATAACCACCTCCACCGCCTTCCTCCGCCGCAAAAAGCTCACAACTTTCCGGTGCTCCGGCGAAAAACAAGAAACCCCAAATCATCAAAACGACGTCGTTGAACTCCCATTGTTCCCTCTTCCGCTTGTGTTATTCCCTGGTGCCATTCTCCCTTTACAAATCTTTGAATATAGATACAGAATAATGATGCATACCCTTTTACAAACTGACCTCAGGTTTGGTGTTATTTACACTGATGCCACTACTGGTACTGCTGATGTTGGTTGTGTTGGTGAAGTAATTAAACATGAACGTCTAGTTGATGATAGGTTTTTCATTATTTGTAAAGGCCAAGAACGTTTCCGTGTCACGAAAATTGTCAGAACCAAACCTTTTTTAGTGGCTGAGGTTGTCTGGTTGGAAGATAGACCATCATCTGGGAACAATGACAATGTTGAGGATTTAGAAGGGTTAGCTAATGAGGTTGAAATGCATATGAAAGATGTAATTCGTTTATCGAATAGATTGAATGGAAAACCGGAGAAAGAAGCAGGGGATTTGAGGCGAAATTTGTTTCCAACGCCTTTTTCGTTCTTCGTTGGGAGTACGTTTGAAGGTGCTCCAAGAGAGCAGCAAGCTTTACTCGAACTGGAAGATACTATGGTTAGATTGAAAAGAGAGAAGGAGACTTTGAAGAATACTTTGAATTATTTGTCTGCTGCTTCTGCTGTTAAAGATGTGTttccttcttcatcttcttga
- the LOC122586400 gene encoding uncharacterized protein At1g01500-like isoform X1 produces the protein MENDLYETVKKKNSKVTNNGLQIIKHPSYQTYGKRLLSWFDIRVFYFRISNFMVDGGTPAYLTLNLIPLDPDTVLEVNGRRCTLNSEGSSCHLKRNRVDTKFEEVTFVSTYNIRLSGNVKFEVFNGNDLILSGALDISKEKNGDTGKWSMNCESMIYGSNGFFMDKRMVVCDSLPPMVEVYVAGSFSETPIILTKTLQINLKKKQNRTGTLNTIPEYETDAYQKDVAPGLDFQTAGYRHHKLGNEENYDSNAYWSQTEYMEGEDSALSWFNAGVRVGVGIGLGVCIGAGIGVGLVVRMYQSTTRNFRRRL, from the exons ATGGAAAATGACTTGTATGAAACAGTGAAGAAGAAAAACAGCAAAGTGACTAATAATGGGCTTCAGATTATTAAGCACCCATCTTACCAAACTTATGGTAAACGATTATTATCTTGGTTTGATATTCGTGTATTCTATTTTAGAATAAGTAATTTCATGGTTGATGGAGGCACCCCTGCATATCTTACTCTAAACCTTATACCTTTGGACCCTGATACGGTTCTTGAAGTTAATGGTAGAAGATGTACCCTTAATTCAGAAGGTAGTTCTTGTCATTTAAAAAGGAACCGAGTAGACACGAAATTTGAAGAAGTTACTTTCGTGAGTACATACAACATAAGGTTATCTGGTAATGTGAAATTCGAGGTTTTTAATGGGAATGATCTTATTCTTTCCGGTGCTTTAGACATATCTAAGGAAAAGAATGGTGATACTGGAAAGTGGAGTATGAATTGTGAATCAATGATCTATGGAAGTAATGGATTTTTCATGGATAAGCGTATGGTGGTTTGTGATTCATTGCCACCAATGGTTGAAGTTTATGTTGCAGGATCATTTTCCGAGACACCAATTATTTTGACAAAAACGTTGCAGATTAATCTCAAGAAGAAGCAAAATAGAACGGGGACGTTGAATACAATCCCTGAGTACGAAACTGATGCATATCAAAAAGATGTTGCACCTGGACTTGATTTTCAG acGGCAGGATATAGACATCATAAACTCGGAAATGAGGAGAATTATGACAGCAATGCATACTGGAGCCAGACAGAATACATGGAAGGTGAAGATAGTGCACTCTCATGGTTCAATGCTGGTGTTAGGGTCGGTGTTGGGATAGGCCTTGGCGTTTGTATTGGCGCCGGTATTGGAGTTGGTCTTGTTGTTCGAATGTATCAATCTACCACCCGAAACTTTAGAAGGCGGCTTTA A
- the LOC122586400 gene encoding uncharacterized protein At1g01500-like isoform X2, which produces MENDLYETVKKKNSKVTNNGLQIIKHPSYQTYGKRLLSWFDIRVFYFRISNFMVDGGTPAYLTLNLIPLDPDTVLEVNGRRCTLNSEGSSCHLKRNRVDTKFEEVTFVSTYNIRLSGNVKFEVFNGNDLILSGALDISKEKNGDTGKWSMNCESMIYGSNGFFMDKRMVVCDSLPPMVEVYVAGSFSETPIILTKTLQINLKKKQNRTGTLNTIPEYETDAYQKDVAPGLDFQTAGYRHHKLGNEENYDSNAYWSQTEYMEGEDSALSWFNAGVRVGVGIGLGVCIGAGIGVGLVVRMYQSTTRNFRRRL; this is translated from the exons ATGGAAAATGACTTGTATGAAACAGTGAAGAAGAAAAACAGCAAAGTGACTAATAATGGGCTTCAGATTATTAAGCACCCATCTTACCAAACTTATGGTAAACGATTATTATCTTGGTTTGATATTCGTGTATTCTATTTTAGAATAAGTAATTTCATGGTTGATGGAGGCACCCCTGCATATCTTACTCTAAACCTTATACCTTTGGACCCTGATACGGTTCTTGAAGTTAATGGTAGAAGATGTACCCTTAATTCAGAAGGTAGTTCTTGTCATTTAAAAAGGAACCGAGTAGACACGAAATTTGAAGAAGTTACTTTCGTGAGTACATACAACATAAGGTTATCTGGTAATGTGAAATTCGAGGTTTTTAATGGGAATGATCTTATTCTTTCCGGTGCTTTAGACATATCTAAGGAAAAGAATGGTGATACTGGAAAGTGGAGTATGAATTGTGAATCAATGATCTATGGAAGTAATGGATTTTTCATGGATAAGCGTATGGTGGTTTGTGATTCATTGCCACCAATGGTTGAAGTTTATGTTGCAGGATCATTTTCCGAGACACCAATTATTTTGACAAAAACGTTGCAGATTAATCTCAAGAAGAAGCAAAATAGAACGGGGACGTTGAATACAATCCCTGAGTACGAAACTGATGCATATCAAAAAGATGTTGCACCTGGACTTGATTTTCAG acGGCAGGATATAGACATCATAAACTCGGAAATGAGGAGAATTATGACAGCAATGCATACTGGAGCCAGACAGAATACATGGAAGGTGAAGATAGTGCACTCTCATGGTTCAATGCTGGTGTTAGGGTCGGTGTTGGGATAGGCCTTGGCGTTTGTATTGGCGCCGGTATTGGAGTTGGTCTTGTTGTTCGAATGTATCAATCTACCACCCGAAACTTTAGAAGGCGGCTTTAG
- the LOC122586403 gene encoding uncharacterized protein LOC122586403: MGKKKIAKKTKELSVAIAESSSVSGEQITPRKRGRPRKIVEIITTEQVKEENQQNLEEPESKKPKSNEDVVKAEATTSTATTTTTTTTQDQPRRSRRKSMPRKSY; the protein is encoded by the coding sequence atgggaaagaagaagatagcaaagaaaacaaaagaattaTCAGTTGCAATAGCAGAATCATCTTCAGTAAGTGGAGAACAAATTACACCAAGAAAAAGAGGTAGGCCAAGAAAGATTGTGGAGATAATAACAACTGAACAAGTCAAAGAAGAAAATCAACAAAATTTAGAAGAACCTGAGTCAAAGAAACCAAAGTCAAATGAAGATGTTGTCAAAGCAGAAGCAACAACTTCTActgctactactactactactacaacTACTCAAGATCAGCCAAGAAGAAGTAGAAGAAAAAGCATGCCTAGGAAGAGCTATTGA